The Acidovorax sp. RAC01 genomic sequence CCCTTCATCGTGTTTGACGACGCCGACGTGGACAGCGCCGTGGAAGGCGCGTTTGCCAGCAAGTACCGCAACGCGGGCCAGACCTGCGTGTGCACCAACCGTTTCTACGTGCAGGACGGCGTGTACGACGAATTCGTGGCCAAGTTTGCAGCCAAGGTAAAGACCGCCAAGGTCGGCAACGGCTTTGAGGAGGGCGTGAGCCAGGGCCCGCTCATCGAAGAAGCGGCGCTTGAGAAAGTGCAGCGCCATGTCGACGACGCCCTGGCCAAGGGTGGCCGGGTGGTGGCCGGTGGCCAGCGGCTGAAAAGCCTGGGGTCGGGCCAGTTCTTCGAGCCCACGGTGGTGGCCAACGCCACGGCCGACATGCTCTGCGCCCGCGAGGAAACCTTCGGGCCGTTTGCCCCGGTGTTCCGTTTCAAGACCGAGCAGGAGGCCATCGATGCGGCCAACCACACCGAGTTCGGGCTGGCCAGCTACTTCTACAGCCGCGACGTGGGGCGGATCTTCCGCGTGGGCGAGGCCCTGGAATACGGCATGGTCGGCATCAACGTGGGCATCCTGGCCACTGAGCATGTCCCTTTTGGCGGCGTCAAGCAGTCGGGCCTGGGCCGCGAGGGCTCGCACTACGGCATGGACGACTACGTCGAGATCAAGTACCTGTGCCTGGGCGACATCCTGAAGTAACCAAAATGCTATATTTATTATAGCAATAAAAGCTTATACAGCAAGCCAAATAAGCCAATTTGACTCACGTTTTTTATCGAACAGCCCTGTCGATACCCTGGACGCGCTGAACCGAAGCAAAAAGGCCGGCCCCGCTTTCACGGGGCCGGCCTTTTTGGAGAGATTCTGGAGCGGGTGATGGGAATCGAACCCACGCTATTTGCTTGGGAAGCAAAAGTTCTACCATTGAACTACACCCGCAATCTGCAACCCGTTGATTTCAAACGGGGTTTGCTCGCAAGTCGTTGATTTTGCTGGCGTTTTCTGCGCCCATCAAACCACCGGCTTTTCCATATTGTATCTATGTTTACCTACGCCAGATAACCCGCTGGCGTAGGTTTGGTTCAGGTTTTTTGGCGTAGGATGCGCGCCATGTTCTTCGACCCCCGTGCGGCCAAGCTCCTACCCCCTGGCGAACACATCGTAATCGACGGCTGCCAGGGCCTGCGGCTGGTGGCCACGGCCACGCGCAAAACGTGGACATACCGCTACAAGAACGATAGCGGGAAGATGAAGCAGGTAGCCATTGGGCAATGGCCCGCAACCCCCGTGCAGGCAGCCGTGGCAAAGTGGCAGGAGCTGCGCGACAAGCGCAGCGCAGGGATCGACCCGCAGGCCCAGCGCAAGAAGGAAAAGCGCGCCGCCAAGGTGGCCCCGGTCGAGGCGTACACCGTGCGCCAGCTGGTGGCCGACTACGTGGCGGGCCCACTCAAGGACAGCCGCAAGCCCGAAGGATTCGAGGCCGCGCGCCGCGCGCTGCAGGCCGTTCTGGACGACACCCCGATCTTTGCAGAGTCCGCTGCCCACGAGGTGACGCGCGGCGTAGCTTTCGGGATTCTGGACGCCAAAAAAGCTACGCCTATGGCCGCCGTCAAGCTGCGGTCATTGTTCGGCGCAGCCTGGGAGCACGCCCATGACTGCGGCCGCCTGGATGGCACGGTGCCCAACTGGTGGCGCCAAGTCATGCGGGGCAAGCTCAAGAGCAAGGGCAAGATCATCGGCGGCGAGCACGTCGGCCAGGCGCGCCGCGTGCTGACCGGCGACGAGGTGGGCCAGCTGTTGCGCTGGCTGAAGAACATGCACCCGCACGGGCGCGATGCCCTGGTGATGTACTTGTGGACGTGCGCCCGGGGCGCGGAGATTTTCAGCCTGCGGCCAGAGCATGTGACCAAGGAGCGCGGGCAGTGGTGGTGGACGGTACCCAAGGCGCTGACCAAGAACGCGGGCGAAGCCCATGCCGTGGATCTGCGCGTGCCGTTGTACGGTCGGGCGCTGGAGGTAGTGCAGCGCCGCATGAAAGCGCCCGGCGCGGGCGGGTGGTTGTTCACCGGCGTGAAGGGTGAGCCCTACAACCAGAAGGACTTTTCCACCTACATCTATAGCCTGCAGCCCTACTCCGAAAAGGTGGCCCGCCGGTCATCGCCCGGCCTGGTGCTGCCCGTCACGCACTGGACCCCGCACAACCTGCGGCGCACGGCGCGCACCATGCTCGCGCAGCTGGGGTGCATCAACGAGGTGGCAGAGGCCATTGTGGGCCACATGCCCAAGGACATCGTGGCCACGTACAACGCGCACACCTACGATGCGGAGCGGTTGGAGTGGCTGTCCAAGCTGGACCAGCACCTGGAGGGGCTGGCGGGGAATCGGTCAGCGGCCTGAATCAGCCGGCTGCGTAATCTTGAGATCGACTAGGCCGCTGCCTGCTTCCGGTTTTGATGTCGCGCAGGATGCGAGTAGGGCAAAAATGGCGACCGTCAGAAGCTCGCGGGTTGGGTGCTTACCCAGCGAGACGGGAACGACGTAGCCAATGATTGCAATGGCCGCGACGACTGCGAGAACGAAGGAGATCACGTTAAAGTTCTTTCAGGGTAAGGCCCCGGCTGCCGGCCGGGATGGCATCACTGGCCAGGCTTCGGAGAGGGTTCGGACATCAGCGCGCGGTCAGTGTCGATCTGCTTGCGCAAAAGCACTACTTCGGCATCCCTTCGGACAAGATCCGTTCGGAGTTCTCCGACCACTGCAACCCCTTCGACAAGCTGGCGGTCGAAGGCTTCAAGTCGATCCGCAATACCGCTGCTGGCAGTGGTGCAGGCTGCGGCTTGCGCGCGATAAGTGGCGGCTCTGCGTTCGGCGTCTGTACGCAGCCGGTCAGAACGAGCAAGGTCAACGCGAGCAATGGCATCGCGCACCGGCTGCGACATGGTGAATTCGTCAGCGTTTTTCGACGTGTCTGCGGCATGGGTCGATTCCTTCGATGCGGTTTGGATTTCGTCGGCGCGCGCGGCTTCTGAGCGCTTGAGATTCGCGGTCGTTTGATCCAGGCGAAGCTCGGCCAGCTCGGCGGTGTAGCGGGCATCCTGGAAAGCCCAGGCTGCGGCAGCGGCCACGACGGCGGCCACGAACGATGCGATTAGGGTGATGTTCATGTGAGATCTCGCCCGCACTTCGCGGTTTCATCTGCGCGCCGGTTGGCCAGGCCCTGCACCATGGTGTAGACCTTCTTGCCCGTCTTGGGGTCGATGGCGCTGGTGAAGCTCCACACCATCCGGCCGTCATCGCCGCGGCTGATGCGCTGGCAGCCGCGCAGCCACTCGCCACGATTCCAGGCGGCGAGCGCCCCACTTTCGCAGGTGCTGGGCGCGCCAAAATTCCATGCGTGGCTGGTGGCCATGTCGAACACGCTTGGGGGCGGCAGGCGCTTGAAGCACGGCAACAGGTCGCGCTGCACGCGCTCAATGGCGTTTGCTTCTTCGACCACGCACTTTTCTTCGCTCCAGCGCTCGCCCACGATGATCGGGGTGCGCGTGACGTGCCGGGTCAGGCCATTGCAGACGGTGGGGATGTTGTTGGCCAGCTTGTCGGGGTACACCACCAGCACGCGGGCCTTACCGCTTTCCCACTGCTGCAGGTGCTCCACCAGCGAAGGCGCCAGCAGGGTGACAAAGCCGCCAAGGGCTGCCACCCAAACCACCTTGGGGTTGATCTTGGGGGCGGTCATTCGTCGGCGCCCAGTTCGCCCAGGTCTGTGTCGTGATGAAAGATCGGCACGCCGGAGGTGCGCATCAACTCCATGCGCAGGGATCGCTCTGCCTCACGCCGCTGGTGCTCTGCTTCGCGCCGCTGGTTTTCAAGGGCATGGCGCTTGTCGGCCTTGTGCTTGTAGTACGAATTCACCAGCACACCCAGGATCGCAACAATCGCGCCCACGTAGGCGGCAAGGTCAGCCGCCGTCAAGCCGCCAAAAACGGCAGCGATGCCACCGGCCACGGAAGCCTTTACGCCCGCGCTGCTGATGGCTTCCATAGTTTCGGTTTTCATGGGGTTGCATGATTGCGGCTGCGCCCCGTGCAGTCGAACCCTACAGGGGGGGTCAACTTGTCACCACAACACGCGCCGGGCGTGTGGCCGGGTGAATCTGCGGCCTGGCGGTCGCGGCAACCACGCGCTCGAGCGATGTGTGTGCCGTGGCGGCCCTGGCGCGCGTCAGCACCGACACATCACCTCGGAATTTGCGCTCGCCCACGCGAAGCACCGCGACACTCACAAGGTCGTCCAGCGTTACATCCGATTCGGCGCCGCTGACCAAGATCGCTTCGCTCAACGATTCCAGGTCATCCAGCCATACGGACATCCCTGCGGTGATGGGGACCACGGCCGTGCACTGGCCGACCGCATCATCCAGCACAGCAGATGCTGCGAACTCTGAGCTGACGACGACTTGCGCCGCCGACGTGGCCGCGTCAAGCTGCACCGCAGACTGGGCGGCCACCAGCACCGACGCCACCGATGCAGCCGCCACGGCGTCCAGGGTGACAGCACTTTGCGCTGCAACGCCCACGGTCGTGGTGCTTGCCGATGTGGCTGCGTCCAGGGTGACGCTGCTATCGAACGACTTGACCGATGTGGTGGAGAAAGTTGCCGATTGGGTCGCGTCATCCAGCACCTGGCTGCTGATGGCAGACACAAGCACGGCCACAGCTGCAGCACCAATGGCATCGTCCAGCACGGCCGCAGAGCTTGCCCGCACCTGCACGGAGACTGCTGATGTCCCGGCGGCATCGTCGAGGGTCACGGTGGACGCGGCCGAAACCCGCACGGTGCCCGCCGCGGTGCCCACGGCATCGTCCAGCACCACGGTGCTGACCAGCGACAGCGCGGGCGGCGGCGCCACCAGCACAGCTGTGCCGACCACCTCGTCCAGCGCCACCTCTGAATCGGCCCGGACCAGCGCCTTGGCCGCACTCGCGCCGGTGGCGTCATCCAGCAGCACCGTGCTCTGGGCCAGCACCGCAGCTATGCCCGCAGCGGTGAAGGAGCCTACCGATACCGCGTCATCCAGCGTGGTGAACGATGAAAACTCGCCCGTTGCGGCGCTCGCCGGCACCAGGTCGAAGTTGACAGCGTTGTAGTTGGGCGGCGTGTACGTGCCAGCCAGGTCGAAGTTGACCGCGTTGTACGCGGGTGGGAAGTACGTGCCCGCCGGGTTCGCCACAGTCGCGGTCGCGCTCCCGCCAGCGTCATCAAGCGTGACGCTGCTGGCAAGGAGCGGGCCAAACTGCTGGCCGAATATGGCGAGCATGGTTTATCAGGTGAAGGTGGTAGAGACCTTCACCTCGCCCGCGCCGATTGCGGTCGTGTCGAGGTCGCCGGCCGCGCCGGTGATTGCGAGTGAGATGCCCGTCCCGAAGCGGATGCCGTTTGAACCGCCGTTGACCAGCACCGTAGCGCCCGCGGCCACCGCAACCGTGAACACGGGCACGGAGGTGCCTACTGTCGGGGCCGTCGTCAGGTTGAAGAGCTTGAGGAACCGGGTTGACGCAGATGTGTTGCTGACGACTGCGCTCCACAGCGTCCCTGCGGTGTTCTTGATGAGCAGGGCATTCGTCGTTGCCAGGCTATTCGTAAAGGTCGTCGTCGGCGTGACGGGTAGGATCGTGCCGCCCGTGACCGTGGCCGTGACCGTGCCCGTGACGGCCGTAGTCCCGCCCATGATCTGCACCGGCTGCGGGTGGGAGCCCACCGGATCGGACGAGGTGATGCGGACCTTGTTGCGGCCCTGGTCCTCCACTTGCAGGAAGCCGACGGTCAGGGTCGTGCTGCTGGCAGGCGCGGTGCTGCCGTTCTGCACGACGACGAAGAAGTGCAGTTCCGCGTCCTCGTCCGGGATGTTTTCCAGGCGGGTCGCGCGGTTCGCCCATTGGTAGCCGGTGTTACTGGCCGCGAGCGAGTCGCTGTAGCTGGCAGCAAGCACGTCGAAGGCAATCTGCCCGATGTGCCCAGGGCTGGCCGTCGTGCTGATCGTGGCCGTAGTGTTACCGCTGACCCAGCCGCGGCGCTGGCAGTCAAAGCTGCTGTTGGTCGCGGTCGTCCCGCTGTACTCGTTCGCCAGCCAGTTGTGACCGTACAGGGTCAGCGTACCCGTTCCGGTGGCAGGCCAGGCGGCCACGGTGAACGTGACGGTCAGCCCCGAGACTGACGCGATGGCGTAGCGCCCGGGGATGCCGGCCGCGCCGGTGATCGTGGACAACCGCACGAACTGCCCCACACTGTTGGCAGCGAATGGGTTGGTCGTTGGAAACGTCACAGTCACGCTCGTCGCACTGTTGATCGTGTACGCCAGGTTGGCGCCGATGAGGTCGGCCAGCTCAAAGCGGAAAGTCTGGTTGGCGATCCGCTGTGACAGGATGGCCTTGTAGCGCGCCAGCAGCGAACCCCTGAAAGCAAGGTTTGAGCGGAGCACCGTCTCGCTGTTCGCGGTGGTGCCGGTGGTGATGACCAGGTTGCCGGCCGTCTGGTTGACGGCCATGCCCGCGCCCGTCTGCACCAGCGTCATTTCGTTGGCCGCCAAGCCCTGTAGTCCAGACCCCACCTCCGCGAACCCGACGCGCCAAAAGAGCGGGGGCGCGTGCTGGGTAGGGAGTGGGTTCGTCACGCTGACCGGAAACGCCTCGGCCGCGCCACCAGTCGCCAGCTTGGTGATCTGGTAGTGCTCGCCACCGGCAACATCAGTTGCCAGAGTCGGCCCGCCGGCGGAAGGATTGAGGGTAAGAGACATGGTTTAGCCTGCGGAAATGTGGTCGTGCGCTGCTGTGCGCAGGAATGGGGCTGCCGCGTTCGGGTCTTGCGCCAGCACGGTGTAGGCTTCGAGTTCGTTTCGGTTCAGGCCGACGAAGCTGTAGGTGCCGTCAGCGGCGGTGATGGTCCGCTCAACGAGCCGCATATTGGGGTGGTAGATGAGGCCGACTGACACGCCCGCGCGGGGTATTCCACCCACAAGCACCATCCCCGAGATCACACCGCCCGCGTCGATCTCCACGAGCTTCGGGTCGCTGGGCGATCTCTGCACATACGTGACGGGCGATGCCCCCTTGCGAAAGAACAAGGTAGGCACGGGGTTTCGGGCTACAGATCCGAGGTCGGCCATGGTCAGTTCCAGGTGTCGGACAACTCGATGATGATGTGGGCGCCCGCGCCGATGACGGTAGAGGCCAGCCCGCCAAACATCTGGAACTGCCTGCCAGAAAGGGAGCCAGCGCCGCCAGACCAGGTAGTTCGGTGCCCGCCGACATCGGCGGGCGCGTGGTGGCATTCCCACATACCGGGCACACGGCCACGGCGGTAGCCGTCGCAGAAGATGACAGGCTGAGATTGCAGTAGCCCGCCGCGAACTCGGTCAGGGTAGGGGTGGATGGAGCTAGGACCTCCCCAAACGCTGGACGTTGCAGTCGTCCCATTTCGGGCATCGCTCAGGAAACTCGTCGCAACCGCACCGAGCGCACCCGTATCGCTGCGCATGACCCAAACCCCATTCGCTGATGTCGCATCCACGTACCCTGAATAGCCGCACCCGTCGTTGGTGCTAGCAATCAGCATCGTGTTGAAGGTGTCTCCGGGCAGGTCGCTGAAAAACGTCCCAAAACCCATGTACTCGGGATAGGTCCCAGCGTCACCTTGCTCCACAATCAAGTGAAAAAACGAGGATGTCGCAACCAACACCCAGGACGGATTTGGGCTGACGCGGCCGGCGACGAAATAGGAGAATCCCGCCCCATTGCCCCCCATCTGCCCCGTGGTCGGGCAAGGCCCGGTGCCGGTGCTGATGGCGGTCATGTTTTCGTAGGCGCGCACCTTGATGACACGGTTCGTGGATGTGTCCGTGCCGCCGTCGAACACGCGCAGGAAACGGTTGTTCCCGCCTGCGCCTTCCTTGAAGGCAATCAGGTTGGTGCCCGTGAACGGCGCGGTCCAGCCGGCAGCGGCCTTGCTTCCGTAGCCGTCCACCAGGCAGGCCTTCATCACGGCGATGAGGGAGCCGTTGGCGTTGGACAGCAGCGGTGCGCCGACATCCGTGGATCGGTAGACGGTGACTGGCATGGCTTAGGCGTTCCCGTCCGTGAGGGTCTTGGTCGTCACGGTCACGGTCTGGGCCGCGGCGATGATGGTGTTGTCCACCGTCATCGAGCCGCCGCCGCCAGTGGCGGTGATGTTGCCCTGCTCATCGCAGTTCGTACCCGCGCTGTCGTAGATGCGGTAGTAGCCCGCGGTGCCCGCGTTGGTGGCGGCCACCGTCCAGGAGCCATTGAGCACCTTGCTGCCGTTGCTGGCCGCTGCCAGCCAGTCGGCCGGGCAGGTGATTTCAGCGATCAGCGTGCCCGTGGGCGCAGCCGCGCAGTTGGCCGGCATGGCGCCGCTGTAGATGCGCAGCTTGGGAGACGC encodes the following:
- a CDS encoding tyrosine-type recombinase/integrase, whose protein sequence is MFFDPRAAKLLPPGEHIVIDGCQGLRLVATATRKTWTYRYKNDSGKMKQVAIGQWPATPVQAAVAKWQELRDKRSAGIDPQAQRKKEKRAAKVAPVEAYTVRQLVADYVAGPLKDSRKPEGFEAARRALQAVLDDTPIFAESAAHEVTRGVAFGILDAKKATPMAAVKLRSLFGAAWEHAHDCGRLDGTVPNWWRQVMRGKLKSKGKIIGGEHVGQARRVLTGDEVGQLLRWLKNMHPHGRDALVMYLWTCARGAEIFSLRPEHVTKERGQWWWTVPKALTKNAGEAHAVDLRVPLYGRALEVVQRRMKAPGAGGWLFTGVKGEPYNQKDFSTYIYSLQPYSEKVARRSSPGLVLPVTHWTPHNLRRTARTMLAQLGCINEVAEAIVGHMPKDIVATYNAHTYDAERLEWLSKLDQHLEGLAGNRSAA
- a CDS encoding lysozyme; the protein is MTAPKINPKVVWVAALGGFVTLLAPSLVEHLQQWESGKARVLVVYPDKLANNIPTVCNGLTRHVTRTPIIVGERWSEEKCVVEEANAIERVQRDLLPCFKRLPPPSVFDMATSHAWNFGAPSTCESGALAAWNRGEWLRGCQRISRGDDGRMVWSFTSAIDPKTGKKVYTMVQGLANRRADETAKCGRDLT
- a CDS encoding holin, with the translated sequence MKTETMEAISSAGVKASVAGGIAAVFGGLTAADLAAYVGAIVAILGVLVNSYYKHKADKRHALENQRREAEHQRREAERSLRMELMRTSGVPIFHHDTDLGELGADE